One genomic region from Pseudoduganella dura encodes:
- a CDS encoding dihydrofolate reductase translates to MTQLSIIVAIDRQRGIGVRNTLPWHLPEDLAHFKRLTTGHPIIMGRKTFDSIGRPLPNRRSIVITRDAAWRRDGVEAVHSLEEAVALAGDAPAFIIGGAQVFDTALAVADQLIVTEIDGEFECDTFFAPVDPATWREVERTRHLSANGMAFDVVIYRRHG, encoded by the coding sequence ATGACGCAACTTTCCATCATCGTCGCCATCGACCGCCAGCGCGGCATCGGCGTGCGCAACACGCTGCCGTGGCACCTGCCGGAAGACCTGGCCCACTTCAAGCGCCTGACGACCGGCCACCCGATCATCATGGGCCGCAAGACCTTCGATTCGATCGGCCGCCCGCTGCCCAACCGGCGCAGCATCGTGATCACACGCGACGCCGCGTGGCGGCGCGATGGGGTCGAGGCCGTGCATTCGCTGGAGGAAGCGGTCGCCCTGGCGGGCGACGCGCCGGCGTTCATCATCGGCGGTGCCCAGGTGTTCGACACGGCGCTGGCCGTGGCCGACCAGCTGATCGTGACCGAGATCGACGGGGAGTTCGAATGCGACACGTTCTTCGCACCGGTCGACCCGGCCACGTGGCGCGAGGTCGAACGCACCCGGCACCTGTCGGCAAACGGGATGGCGTTCGACGTCGTCATCTACCGCCGCCACGGCTGA